The following coding sequences are from one Natronorubrum halophilum window:
- the pglX gene encoding BREX-1 system adenine-specific DNA-methyltransferase PglX: MSAKTRHNGLSADDRSGIRSTILQARKTLEEEFERQLERYGIYDDERVPVSSLSHLSVEDIATRKEIDAALERELEATDGLYGRAYRNYVREATKEYLNRLVGLKTIEARELVTETLRTRAEYGNRSYMHYTVDEIAGELTDTPDGGLGVALDLIYQEIRSEIQVLFDESDYTALEPDFAVRREVLEEFDDLGDNIWASDEAMGWVYQYFGENERKEIDDRIDEDNYKVQDTDIATKTQLFTPRYIVEWMVDNSLGRLWLEMRGNETNIDDEDKCFYLAPLEESLIDREPKDVREIKVLDPACGSGHMLLYAFDVLYEMYLEQGDVPEKYIPREILKNNLYGIDIDEGAAQIAALALYVKAKGYSPNVSIEGVNIVSANAVLVNGEKKKNVLENTNLEIEKRVLDQLWDDFEHIREWGSLVRIEERIEDIIEEEFEDVGTTGQTQFTNGGNLAKQSSVVSFSGEEQSWDQVKEGLLNQVTRLAEESLEHDNPIEEMFAGEVRKSVQLLDLFLQDYDVAITNPPYLGRGKMGDDLKSYVESNYKGKQDLYAAFIERCRDFISENGYASLITMEAFMHQYSFRGLRPSLIENSNIIDAAHIRSRAKGSGEYRGLNVSFTISPLNESTPVRPSRFYRLVNANDKPSALREITSGIRESQSHPDSYVIDQSAFAEIDRTPFVYHLGDDILSLFTSEESLSDMADIKTWLDTQGNDDRFIRRFWEIDPQTDLDWVRLVTNGDGESYYEPIVNKVLWDNDGEAVKEALDGKPRNEDWYFTEGLNYRVFSDKFCARYLPGDTIFGKNTIGVFPHEKENIYWLITYLNSTLIRHTADSLSPGLHFLKGDGGTLPIIQFSETKERKLTNICKSQIRLRKKLGSLSEVSPEFDPEEFVSNISSGGFGNVLQSEELLEANVRNGEGKADSMIWESMDASEKTINDAHDQFGMNYYELPIYQEHTDYSEHEGIDIIKSRPDDESVDQISGLINDGTGGIFGLSKEVELSPVSVAKLRYENDLYVRENLKEVCGRLLSYYVGVLFSRWDNLEQITTIEDGILVFDDQFDNNVTDRIRKCIEATFDDVYEKEAKIEELLNKNMTDWLRENFFRYHHTKKYRRRGQRIPIYWHLESDDGAFSCFLYYHAMDAETLPKLRGQYVDAKIETLENRLESIESQLEGASDNRKPELNSELEEVQEQLDDVRDFGKRLDELIDEGFEPDFEAGIWENIQQVDEYDLLQTELDKL; the protein is encoded by the coding sequence ATGTCAGCAAAAACTCGACACAACGGTCTCAGCGCGGACGATCGATCGGGCATTCGAAGCACCATTCTGCAGGCTCGTAAGACGCTCGAGGAAGAGTTTGAACGCCAACTCGAGCGCTACGGGATCTACGATGACGAGCGAGTCCCGGTGAGTTCGCTCTCTCATCTGTCCGTCGAGGATATCGCGACACGAAAGGAGATCGATGCAGCGCTCGAGCGTGAACTCGAGGCGACGGATGGACTCTACGGGCGGGCATACCGAAACTATGTTCGAGAAGCAACGAAGGAGTATCTCAACCGGCTCGTCGGGCTAAAGACGATCGAAGCGCGAGAACTAGTGACGGAAACACTTCGGACTCGAGCGGAGTACGGCAATCGCTCGTATATGCACTACACTGTCGACGAAATTGCGGGGGAATTGACCGATACTCCAGACGGCGGTCTAGGAGTCGCACTGGATCTAATCTACCAAGAGATCAGGTCAGAGATCCAGGTTCTGTTCGATGAATCTGACTACACGGCACTTGAGCCAGACTTCGCGGTGCGACGGGAGGTCCTTGAAGAATTCGATGATCTGGGTGATAATATCTGGGCGTCGGACGAAGCGATGGGCTGGGTATACCAGTACTTCGGTGAGAACGAGCGCAAAGAAATCGATGATCGGATTGACGAAGACAATTATAAGGTCCAAGACACGGACATCGCAACGAAGACGCAACTGTTCACGCCCCGCTATATTGTCGAGTGGATGGTTGATAACTCGCTAGGACGGCTGTGGCTTGAGATGCGCGGCAATGAGACGAATATCGACGATGAGGACAAGTGCTTCTACCTCGCACCGCTCGAGGAGTCGTTGATCGATCGCGAACCGAAAGACGTGCGCGAGATCAAGGTGCTAGATCCGGCCTGTGGTAGTGGGCATATGTTGCTCTATGCATTTGACGTGTTGTATGAGATGTATCTCGAACAAGGAGATGTTCCGGAAAAGTATATTCCCCGAGAGATCCTTAAGAATAATCTCTACGGTATTGATATCGATGAAGGGGCCGCCCAGATTGCTGCATTAGCCCTGTACGTGAAGGCAAAGGGCTACTCACCAAATGTTTCAATTGAAGGTGTAAATATAGTTTCTGCTAATGCAGTATTAGTAAATGGTGAGAAGAAGAAAAATGTATTAGAGAATACTAACTTAGAAATAGAAAAGCGAGTACTGGACCAGCTCTGGGATGATTTTGAGCATATTCGAGAGTGGGGAAGTCTAGTTCGTATTGAAGAAAGAATAGAGGATATTATTGAAGAAGAATTCGAAGATGTCGGCACGACAGGCCAAACACAATTCACGAACGGTGGTAATTTGGCAAAGCAATCATCTGTAGTTTCATTCTCTGGTGAGGAGCAGTCATGGGATCAGGTAAAAGAAGGACTACTCAATCAGGTAACTAGATTAGCCGAGGAATCTCTCGAGCATGACAACCCCATTGAAGAGATGTTTGCCGGGGAAGTCAGAAAAAGCGTTCAATTATTAGACCTGTTTTTACAAGACTATGATGTTGCAATTACGAACCCACCATATTTAGGCCGGGGTAAAATGGGTGATGATTTGAAGTCGTATGTAGAATCAAATTATAAAGGAAAACAAGATCTCTATGCAGCATTCATCGAACGTTGCAGAGATTTCATCAGCGAAAATGGGTATGCATCTCTTATTACAATGGAAGCGTTCATGCACCAATATTCTTTCCGGGGTTTACGACCAAGTCTCATCGAGAACTCAAATATAATCGACGCAGCACATATCCGGAGTAGGGCTAAGGGATCTGGTGAATACCGAGGACTAAATGTATCATTCACAATATCACCTCTAAACGAAAGTACACCAGTCCGTCCATCACGGTTTTATCGTTTAGTAAATGCTAATGACAAGCCATCAGCTTTGAGAGAGATAACTAGTGGTATCCGGGAGTCACAGTCCCATCCAGACTCTTATGTAATTGACCAATCAGCATTTGCTGAAATTGACAGAACACCCTTTGTGTATCATCTTGGAGATGACATATTGTCATTATTCACATCAGAAGAATCTCTTTCGGACATGGCGGATATAAAAACTTGGTTGGACACTCAAGGAAATGATGACCGGTTCATAAGACGGTTTTGGGAAATAGATCCACAAACGGATCTTGACTGGGTGAGGTTAGTTACAAACGGTGATGGTGAATCCTACTATGAGCCAATAGTCAACAAAGTCCTTTGGGATAACGATGGCGAGGCTGTCAAAGAAGCTCTTGATGGAAAGCCTAGAAATGAAGATTGGTATTTCACAGAGGGGCTAAATTATCGAGTGTTTAGTGATAAGTTCTGTGCCAGATATCTTCCAGGTGATACCATTTTTGGCAAAAATACAATTGGTGTATTTCCACATGAGAAAGAAAATATATATTGGCTTATCACTTATCTCAATTCAACTCTAATCCGTCATACAGCAGATAGTTTGTCCCCTGGCTTACACTTCTTGAAAGGAGATGGTGGTACATTACCAATTATCCAGTTCTCGGAAACAAAAGAGAGGAAACTGACTAACATTTGTAAGAGCCAGATTCGACTACGTAAAAAGCTAGGCTCATTATCAGAAGTGTCACCGGAGTTTGATCCTGAAGAATTTGTTTCGAATATTTCTTCCGGTGGATTTGGAAATGTCCTCCAATCTGAGGAATTACTTGAGGCAAATGTTAGAAATGGCGAAGGAAAGGCTGATTCAATGATATGGGAGAGCATGGATGCAAGTGAAAAGACAATTAATGACGCACATGACCAATTTGGAATGAATTATTATGAGTTGCCAATATACCAAGAACATACTGATTATTCAGAGCATGAAGGTATCGATATAATAAAGTCGAGGCCGGATGATGAATCGGTCGATCAGATAAGTGGATTAATTAACGATGGGACCGGAGGTATATTTGGATTGTCAAAAGAGGTTGAGTTGTCGCCGGTATCTGTCGCGAAATTACGGTATGAAAACGACCTATATGTAAGGGAAAATCTAAAAGAAGTATGTGGCCGACTCCTCTCTTACTACGTCGGTGTCCTGTTTAGCCGATGGGACAACCTCGAGCAAATCACAACGATCGAAGACGGTATCCTTGTCTTTGACGATCAGTTTGACAATAACGTAACCGATCGCATCCGTAAGTGCATCGAAGCCACTTTCGACGATGTTTACGAGAAAGAAGCCAAAATCGAGGAGTTACTCAACAAGAACATGACCGACTGGCTCCGCGAGAACTTCTTCCGCTACCACCACACAAAGAAGTACCGTCGGCGCGGTCAACGCATCCCTATCTACTGGCACCTCGAGAGCGACGACGGTGCGTTCAGTTGCTTCCTCTACTATCACGCCATGGACGCCGAAACACTCCCAAAACTCCGCGGTCAGTACGTCGACGCCAAGATCGAGACCCTCGAGAACCGACTCGAAAGCATCGAGAGCCAACTTGAGGGCGCGAGTGACAATCGGAAACCTGAACTCAACTCCGAACTGGAGGAGGTTCAGGAACAACTCGATGACGTGAGAGACTTCGGTAAGCGACTCGACGAACTGATCGACGAGGGCTTCGAGCCGGACTTCGAGGCCGGGATTTGGGAGAACATCCAGCAGGTCGATGAGTACGATCTACTGCAGACCGAACTCGATAAACTGTAA
- a CDS encoding haloacid dehalogenase-like hydrolase codes for MSTNIGLIFDFDDTLAPDSTTQLLREYGCDPQEFWSAEFSARVKEGYDPTVAYLSLLLDKVGEDRPFGELTIEDLESVGATLNEMLYPGLSGLFGDIRAIVDEYTDVSVNFYIVSEGLEPIIKGTEIADHCEAIYGSRLDIDAEGVVNRIQRPISFTDKTRYLYEINKGISPESAQENPYRVNTQTDPEDRRIPFENMIYIGDGITDIPCFSLIKDRGGRVFGVINSDDGSAKQRAIREIGSPRRAGNLNRPSYGEGGRLGSLLRLTIEGICTDRAIDRLEAL; via the coding sequence ATGAGTACCAACATCGGATTAATATTCGACTTCGATGATACACTTGCTCCTGATTCAACAACGCAACTGCTTCGAGAGTATGGATGTGATCCGCAGGAGTTCTGGTCGGCAGAATTTTCAGCCCGTGTCAAAGAAGGATACGATCCAACAGTCGCCTATCTTTCGTTATTACTCGATAAGGTTGGGGAAGACCGACCATTCGGTGAACTCACAATCGAGGATCTCGAATCAGTCGGAGCAACGTTGAACGAGATGCTCTACCCCGGATTGTCTGGTCTTTTCGGCGACATTCGTGCGATCGTAGACGAATATACCGATGTCTCGGTCAATTTCTATATTGTCTCGGAGGGACTCGAGCCGATAATCAAGGGAACCGAAATCGCTGATCATTGTGAGGCAATATATGGATCTCGATTGGATATAGACGCTGAAGGTGTCGTTAATCGTATTCAACGACCAATATCGTTTACTGATAAAACCCGGTATCTCTACGAGATCAATAAAGGAATCTCTCCCGAGTCTGCCCAGGAAAACCCATACAGAGTAAACACGCAGACGGATCCGGAGGATCGTCGAATTCCATTCGAGAATATGATTTATATTGGTGACGGAATCACGGATATTCCGTGTTTTTCCCTGATCAAAGACCGAGGCGGTCGAGTCTTTGGGGTTATTAACAGTGATGACGGGTCGGCAAAGCAACGAGCAATCAGAGAAATTGGATCGCCAAGACGAGCTGGTAATCTGAATCGTCCGTCGTATGGCGAAGGTGGGCGATTGGGTTCGTTGCTTCGATTGACTATTGAGGGAATCTGTACCGATAGAGCGATCGATCGGCTCGAGGCGCTGTGA
- a CDS encoding winged helix-turn-helix domain-containing protein, whose protein sequence is MTRFPEVDIFDALDNGDVIEYVEQQLFGGKIDTLERHIERKQALAEPTRYSILYLLFEYGKISRKRLATETGRDSNALQHHLEDLLETNLIAKIPAPEGADGRQTYYRITTLGKQEIASDIDHLVGGHAHEKRYKSLGDPELVDGMIGDGDRRRILVATDEGEAADLQNRWRDHRSQRNNFQQVAGQE, encoded by the coding sequence ATGACAAGGTTCCCAGAGGTGGATATCTTCGATGCGCTGGACAACGGGGACGTAATCGAATACGTAGAGCAGCAACTGTTCGGCGGGAAGATCGATACGTTGGAGCGGCATATCGAACGGAAACAAGCGCTAGCGGAGCCGACGAGATATAGCATCCTCTACTTGCTCTTCGAGTACGGGAAGATCTCGAGGAAGCGCCTCGCTACGGAAACAGGCCGCGACAGCAATGCTTTACAGCACCACTTAGAGGATCTTCTCGAGACGAATCTTATCGCGAAAATACCTGCTCCTGAGGGTGCTGATGGACGTCAAACCTACTATAGAATCACTACGCTCGGAAAGCAAGAGATCGCCAGCGATATCGACCACCTCGTGGGTGGACACGCACATGAGAAGCGTTACAAGTCGCTTGGTGACCCAGAGCTTGTCGATGGGATGATCGGCGATGGTGATAGACGACGAATCCTCGTCGCCACTGATGAGGGAGAAGCAGCGGATCTGCAAAACCGCTGGAGAGATCACCGGTCACAGAGAAATAACTTCCAGCAAGTAGCCGGTCAGGAGTGA
- a CDS encoding DUF7509 family protein produces MGDRDYGFTFDGEPVFTHIQQDVPQPPESGLDQDLFVFVMGPYTAFDAGYVYDDGEQLENPFIADPLFDPESHVTADGRGSFRQALEDICTSFREEFGVHAFLATDVAIPTEQEAGDDEPSMSVLDQSVAFAAVSDAIVFVFTKAGLTTGVGSEVGAILGEFHLRRGNPEPVRKPHERFRIFKTADFSSASIDEIPSTYGIDTVEFEEKEELVRRTQHFLANIERDDPDRPLPVFNPYTGV; encoded by the coding sequence ATGGGCGATCGGGACTATGGGTTCACGTTCGACGGAGAACCGGTGTTCACGCATATTCAACAGGACGTTCCTCAGCCGCCTGAATCCGGTCTCGATCAAGATCTTTTCGTGTTCGTGATGGGCCCATATACCGCGTTCGACGCGGGGTACGTCTATGATGATGGAGAACAGCTCGAAAATCCGTTTATCGCTGACCCACTGTTTGACCCCGAGAGTCACGTCACCGCTGATGGACGCGGAAGTTTCAGACAAGCTCTTGAGGACATCTGTACCTCATTTCGAGAAGAATTCGGCGTTCATGCGTTCCTCGCGACCGACGTTGCAATCCCTACGGAACAGGAAGCTGGTGACGATGAACCGTCGATGTCCGTGCTTGACCAATCAGTTGCCTTCGCAGCAGTCAGTGATGCCATCGTTTTCGTATTCACGAAGGCTGGACTTACAACGGGTGTCGGGTCAGAAGTAGGCGCTATTCTCGGGGAATTTCATCTTCGGAGGGGGAATCCGGAACCGGTTCGAAAACCTCATGAGCGGTTCCGAATCTTCAAAACGGCAGATTTCAGTAGTGCAAGTATCGACGAAATCCCATCGACATATGGGATCGATACAGTCGAGTTTGAGGAAAAAGAGGAGTTGGTTCGAAGAACTCAGCACTTCCTCGCAAATATAGAGCGTGACGATCCTGATCGGCCACTTCCCGTGTTCAACCCATATACAGGAGTGTAA
- a CDS encoding PglZ domain-containing protein, producing MSDTFTEVVTELEEKFERHPVWVWYDSSEKYGNVIDDIEATMEDRGVNVARYDGSFLELKRRLWEEDNDIEEEWLFYIPKWRDEAEWFMDVHRLGRQFRPGATVGDRPASKYLVGKEDRIPDEYANWGQNETQLSRAFFCVLFETPNHSPRDYIVQYLADPDTYRDTIEEHGQGHEWEHLLQETYGISAGLDAEEIATEVLFGELQHSSPTDRYDRLAADETQTATELCEYWQKIDTATYLEYAASVSEDRNLTQEVVGSDSLEWASNSFRQVDDGLVQLCLNRLSQADFDELPTIATELESVVERRQNGFWYDEGHAGYWDILDHGLEVLNDAGSAIDEIEAEGYDPRALAERYTDDWWTIDAAYRRYVRSVKDNRRPVEGLHDVRDRITNYYVSFLRTLNRPVAEHLADDPVLGTPQTDFFDSHVDREDGTAVIICDGLRYELARELEERFESDDETDQHTALASAALPSITEVGMATHLPGDLSLKLDSNEDLVVEVDETEISSKRDRKACLNDAGFTVSDIDDVLSTPQKSLKEEGVPPRIVYSGIIDKLGESLDDDKALAQAADHVRDVEDVIQRLRAAGYTRFVVTADHGFLYTEELSDRDKVESLDGVAFTKRRFAAADADAPVIPGEEIIEFDESQLSQLGIEVDDLRLFFPRSVACFKAAGGNMRYFHGGISMQELAVPCLTVTTVEREDEDAPIEYDVSFPDNVTNTIVDVTIAARSSQLSFSRTPTLRLTATVDGREVAEPKLIEVNQGENEATLRLKSGELDEDATILFEAIDEETRETLSKGEAKNDIVMREDFEFDI from the coding sequence ATGTCGGACACGTTCACGGAGGTCGTCACCGAACTCGAGGAAAAGTTCGAGCGCCACCCCGTCTGGGTCTGGTACGATTCGAGCGAAAAGTACGGCAACGTCATTGACGACATCGAAGCGACGATGGAAGATCGAGGAGTGAACGTCGCCCGATACGATGGTAGTTTCCTCGAACTGAAACGCCGACTCTGGGAAGAGGACAACGACATCGAAGAGGAGTGGCTGTTCTACATCCCGAAATGGCGCGATGAGGCGGAGTGGTTTATGGACGTCCACCGGCTGGGGCGACAGTTCCGGCCCGGCGCAACCGTCGGTGATCGACCTGCTTCGAAGTATCTCGTCGGAAAGGAGGATCGAATCCCGGACGAGTACGCCAACTGGGGGCAGAACGAGACGCAGCTGAGTCGAGCGTTCTTCTGCGTCCTCTTCGAAACGCCGAACCATTCCCCTCGCGACTACATCGTACAGTACCTCGCGGATCCCGACACGTACCGCGATACGATCGAAGAACACGGACAAGGGCACGAGTGGGAACACCTTCTTCAAGAAACGTACGGCATCTCGGCAGGACTCGACGCAGAAGAGATCGCAACCGAAGTACTCTTCGGCGAACTCCAGCACAGCTCTCCCACTGACCGGTATGACCGTCTCGCTGCCGACGAGACCCAAACAGCAACCGAACTCTGTGAGTACTGGCAGAAGATCGATACCGCGACCTATCTCGAGTACGCCGCTTCGGTTAGTGAGGACCGAAATCTCACCCAAGAGGTCGTCGGCTCGGACTCGCTCGAGTGGGCGTCGAATTCGTTCCGACAGGTCGACGACGGCCTCGTCCAACTCTGTCTGAATCGCCTTTCCCAAGCCGATTTCGACGAACTACCCACAATTGCAACTGAGCTCGAGTCAGTCGTCGAACGGCGACAGAACGGGTTCTGGTACGATGAGGGACACGCTGGGTACTGGGATATTCTCGACCACGGGTTGGAAGTTCTCAACGATGCAGGCTCCGCAATAGACGAAATCGAAGCCGAGGGATACGATCCGAGAGCTCTCGCGGAACGGTACACTGACGACTGGTGGACGATAGACGCTGCGTACCGTCGCTACGTTCGCAGCGTCAAAGACAACCGTCGTCCCGTCGAGGGATTGCACGACGTTCGAGACCGGATTACGAACTACTACGTGTCGTTCCTCCGGACGCTCAACCGTCCAGTCGCCGAACACCTCGCCGACGACCCTGTGCTCGGAACGCCACAGACGGACTTCTTCGACTCGCACGTTGATCGTGAAGATGGAACGGCAGTCATCATCTGTGACGGATTACGATATGAACTAGCCCGCGAGCTGGAGGAACGGTTCGAATCCGACGACGAAACCGATCAGCATACTGCGCTTGCGTCGGCTGCACTTCCGTCGATCACGGAAGTCGGGATGGCGACCCACCTTCCCGGCGATCTCTCGCTTAAACTCGACTCGAACGAAGACTTAGTCGTCGAAGTCGATGAAACCGAAATCTCGTCAAAACGGGATCGAAAAGCGTGTTTGAACGATGCCGGGTTCACCGTTTCGGATATCGACGACGTTCTGAGTACACCTCAGAAATCCCTGAAAGAAGAGGGTGTACCACCGAGAATTGTTTACTCCGGTATTATCGACAAGCTCGGGGAAAGTCTCGACGATGATAAGGCACTCGCACAGGCTGCTGACCACGTTCGCGACGTAGAGGACGTAATCCAACGCCTCCGCGCTGCGGGGTACACTCGGTTCGTTGTGACCGCAGATCATGGCTTCCTCTACACCGAAGAACTCTCCGACCGGGATAAGGTCGAATCGCTCGATGGAGTCGCATTCACGAAGCGAAGATTCGCAGCGGCCGATGCTGATGCTCCGGTTATTCCGGGTGAGGAGATCATCGAGTTCGACGAGAGCCAGTTGAGTCAACTGGGGATCGAAGTGGACGATCTGCGGCTATTCTTCCCGCGAAGCGTTGCCTGCTTCAAAGCAGCCGGTGGAAACATGCGTTACTTCCACGGCGGCATTTCGATGCAGGAGCTGGCAGTTCCCTGCCTTACAGTGACGACCGTTGAACGCGAGGACGAAGATGCTCCGATCGAATACGACGTGTCGTTCCCTGACAACGTGACGAACACGATCGTCGACGTAACGATCGCTGCTCGTAGTAGTCAGCTCTCGTTCTCCCGGACGCCAACACTGCGACTCACGGCAACAGTCGATGGTCGAGAGGTGGCGGAACCGAAACTCATCGAGGTCAACCAGGGTGAGAATGAAGCGACGCTCCGTCTGAAAAGTGGCGAACTCGACGAGGACGCAACCATTTTGTTCGAGGCGATTGACGAAGAGACGCGTGAGACGTTGTCCAAGGGTGAAGCGAAAAATGACATCGTTATGCGGGAAGACTTCGAATTCGATATCTAA
- the brxL gene encoding protease Lon-related BREX system protein BrxL: MTQRELDQKALEHFSGRVVRKDLVQDIKSGANVPTYVLEYLVGQYCATDSESAIEEGVERVKEILKKHYVRPDEAEFIKSEVRERGRYRVIDKVNVQLDERQDAYVGSFVNLQISNVEINEHLVSKHPKLLGGGVWAVIDLEYLPDNVGSEHSLFGIDSFKPIQVSSLDLEEIKERRREFTRDEWRDLLLHSLGYDPASFSDREKMLFLTRCLPLCENNYNYVELGPRGTGKSFLYREISPHSILISGGKTTVAKLFLNLNTGQIGLVGRWDVVAFDEVGGLRFSDSEAVQMLKDYMESGSFSRGTEELSARASMVYVGNIDLDVEGVLKSSHLFKPFPDDMQDLALIDRFHYYLPGWEIPKMRSEFFDDQFGFIVDYFSEFMRELRKESHGDAINEYFAFGDHLNQRDERAVRKTVSGFLKMLHPHGEYTKEELREYLEFAMEGRRRVKEQLKRMGGMEYRAVNFSYIDLDTREEIFVTVPEEAEETLIPQGTQQPGSIYTIGNTESQNAVFRIETQALPGKGKKSISGTPGSEMKEEFETAYDYLKANMRELSREESLDDHDIKIQVLNPSDASEGKATSVGFLVGIISSILDRPVRPRLVVLGSMSLMGELVEASSLVDKLQLAVDAGAGTVLLPAKNKDSFSKIPDEILDELELVFYTDPIEAASKALQLE, encoded by the coding sequence ATGACCCAACGTGAACTCGATCAAAAGGCGCTCGAGCACTTTTCTGGGCGCGTCGTCCGGAAAGATCTCGTCCAAGATATCAAATCAGGCGCGAACGTCCCGACGTACGTTCTTGAGTACCTCGTCGGTCAGTACTGTGCGACCGATAGTGAGTCAGCGATTGAGGAAGGCGTCGAGAGAGTAAAAGAAATCCTGAAAAAACACTACGTCCGACCCGACGAAGCGGAGTTCATTAAGTCGGAGGTTCGTGAGCGTGGCCGCTACCGCGTCATCGATAAGGTGAATGTCCAGCTTGACGAACGGCAAGACGCGTACGTCGGCTCGTTCGTCAATCTGCAAATTAGCAACGTCGAGATCAACGAACATCTCGTCAGCAAACACCCTAAACTGCTTGGTGGAGGAGTGTGGGCGGTTATCGACCTCGAGTATCTTCCAGACAACGTTGGATCGGAGCACAGCCTATTTGGAATTGACTCATTCAAACCAATCCAGGTATCAAGTCTTGATCTCGAGGAGATCAAAGAGCGTCGTCGAGAGTTCACACGCGACGAGTGGCGCGACCTGCTGTTGCACAGTCTGGGATACGATCCAGCCAGCTTCTCCGACCGAGAGAAGATGCTCTTTCTCACCCGCTGTCTTCCTCTCTGTGAGAATAACTATAATTACGTTGAACTCGGCCCACGAGGGACTGGAAAGAGCTTCCTGTATCGCGAGATCAGCCCCCATTCGATCCTCATCTCTGGTGGCAAGACGACGGTCGCAAAGTTGTTCCTGAACCTCAACACAGGACAAATAGGTCTCGTCGGTCGATGGGATGTCGTCGCTTTCGACGAAGTTGGTGGACTGCGATTTTCCGATTCGGAGGCAGTCCAGATGCTCAAGGATTACATGGAGTCTGGGAGCTTCTCACGCGGTACTGAAGAGCTCTCAGCCCGGGCATCGATGGTCTACGTCGGGAACATCGATCTCGATGTTGAAGGGGTTCTCAAGAGCTCACACCTCTTCAAGCCGTTCCCTGATGATATGCAAGATCTCGCGCTGATCGATCGCTTCCACTATTACCTTCCCGGCTGGGAAATTCCAAAGATGCGCTCGGAATTCTTCGACGACCAGTTCGGATTCATCGTGGATTATTTCTCCGAGTTTATGCGCGAGTTGCGGAAAGAATCCCACGGTGACGCGATAAACGAATACTTCGCCTTCGGCGATCACCTGAACCAGCGAGATGAACGAGCGGTCCGAAAGACCGTTTCAGGATTCCTGAAAATGCTCCATCCGCACGGTGAGTATACAAAAGAAGAGCTCCGGGAATACCTCGAATTCGCCATGGAAGGGCGGCGACGAGTGAAAGAACAGTTGAAGCGGATGGGTGGAATGGAGTATCGGGCGGTCAACTTCTCGTATATTGATCTGGATACTCGAGAGGAAATCTTCGTCACCGTTCCGGAGGAAGCGGAAGAAACACTCATTCCGCAGGGAACGCAGCAGCCGGGTTCTATCTATACGATTGGGAACACTGAGTCTCAAAATGCCGTTTTCCGGATCGAGACGCAGGCACTTCCAGGGAAGGGGAAAAAGAGTATCTCGGGTACTCCCGGATCTGAGATGAAAGAGGAGTTCGAAACAGCGTATGACTATCTGAAGGCAAACATGCGCGAGCTTTCGCGTGAGGAGTCACTCGACGACCACGATATCAAAATTCAGGTGCTAAACCCATCTGATGCCTCGGAAGGAAAGGCTACCAGTGTTGGATTCCTGGTTGGAATCATCTCGAGTATACTTGATCGACCAGTACGTCCGCGTCTCGTAGTGCTCGGGAGCATGAGTCTCATGGGAGAACTCGTAGAAGCGAGTTCGCTCGTCGACAAACTCCAACTAGCAGTCGACGCAGGAGCAGGAACGGTACTTCTTCCGGCGAAAAATAAGGACAGCTTCAGCAAGATCCCCGACGAGATTCTTGATGAACTCGAACTCGTATTCTATACTGATCCAATAGAGGCAGCAAGCAAAGCACTCCAACTAGAATAA